A window of the Deinococcus gobiensis I-0 genome harbors these coding sequences:
- a CDS encoding alpha/beta fold hydrolase, which yields MPYVTVGQENGQPIELFFEDHGQGQPVVLIHGYPLNGRSWERQEAALLQAGYRVVTYDRRGFGQSSQPSSGYDYDTFAADLDALLSHLNLQDVILGGFSMGTGEVTRYLGRYGSSRVSKAVLIGVIPPYLLKTADNPEGVDASVFEGIKDAIRKDRFAYLTDFFDNFYNTDKLKGTRVSDEVIHANFNLAARASAIATLRCVDTWLEDFRADVAKIDVPTLIIHGDADRVLPIDSTARRLPALIQGSELVVVEDGPHNILWTFPEEVNTALLNFLKK from the coding sequence ATGCCCTATGTCACTGTCGGTCAGGAAAACGGTCAGCCCATCGAACTCTTCTTCGAGGATCACGGCCAGGGCCAGCCGGTCGTGCTCATCCACGGCTATCCCCTCAACGGCCGCTCGTGGGAGCGTCAGGAAGCGGCGCTGCTCCAGGCCGGCTACCGCGTCGTCACCTATGACCGCCGGGGCTTCGGGCAGTCGAGCCAGCCCTCGTCGGGCTACGACTACGACACCTTCGCCGCCGACCTCGACGCGCTGCTCTCGCACCTGAACCTTCAGGACGTGATTCTGGGCGGCTTCTCGATGGGCACGGGCGAGGTCACGCGCTACCTGGGCCGCTACGGCTCGTCGCGCGTCAGCAAGGCCGTCCTGATCGGCGTGATTCCGCCGTATCTCCTCAAGACGGCCGACAACCCCGAGGGTGTGGACGCCAGCGTGTTCGAGGGCATCAAGGACGCGATCCGCAAGGACCGTTTCGCGTATCTCACGGACTTCTTCGACAACTTCTACAACACCGACAAGCTCAAGGGCACCCGCGTGAGCGACGAGGTCATCCACGCGAACTTCAACCTCGCGGCGCGCGCCTCGGCCATCGCCACCCTGCGCTGCGTGGACACCTGGCTGGAGGACTTCCGCGCCGACGTGGCCAAGATCGACGTGCCCACGCTGATCATCCACGGCGACGCCGACCGGGTGCTGCCCATCGACTCGACGGCCCGCCGCCTTCCGGCGCTCATCCAGGGCAGCGAGCTGGTGGTCGTCGAGGACGGCCCCCACAACATCCTGTGGACCTTCCCCGAAGAGGTGAATACGGCCCTGCTCAACTTCCTGAAGAAGTGA
- the lysA gene encoding diaminopimelate decarboxylase, with amino-acid sequence MIPAADLHTAAERFGTPLYVYDAAELDAALARVRAAFGDARVYYAMKANPNLSLLRRLAAAGVGAECVSPGEIARAEKAGLRGDRLIVNGPAKSASEYAAGARLGATFIVDRAEEVGLLPPASRALVRVNPALEVSTHDHLATGAAGSKFGVTLAQAPEVLDALRAAGHTALGLHVHIGSAIRDAHDFTAAFGRLTELRALTGPLAVLDAGGGWGLDADLPGIAREARAAADAFGAELWVEPGRYLVARSGTLLTRVVGTKRTGRNFALVDAGMTELLRPMLYGAAHPVTPLWAGEPAGVWDLAGPACESGDLLARDVALPAPVPGALLAVGEAGAYGASMSSSYLTRARPAEALYEGGGWRCIRRRETPEDVWRAEVETGEDTGG; translated from the coding sequence GTGATTCCTGCCGCCGACCTGCATACCGCCGCCGAGCGTTTCGGCACGCCGCTGTACGTCTACGACGCCGCCGAACTCGACGCCGCCCTGGCCCGGGTGCGCGCCGCCTTCGGAGACGCACGGGTGTACTACGCCATGAAAGCCAACCCCAACCTCAGCCTGCTGCGCCGGCTGGCAGCGGCGGGCGTGGGGGCCGAGTGCGTCAGCCCCGGCGAGATCGCGCGCGCCGAGAAGGCGGGGCTGCGCGGCGACCGCCTGATCGTGAACGGCCCCGCCAAGTCGGCCTCCGAGTACGCGGCGGGCGCCCGCCTGGGCGCGACCTTCATCGTGGACCGCGCCGAGGAGGTCGGGCTCCTGCCGCCGGCCTCACGGGCGCTGGTGCGGGTCAACCCGGCGCTGGAGGTCAGCACGCACGACCACCTCGCCACCGGGGCCGCCGGCAGCAAATTCGGCGTGACGCTGGCGCAGGCGCCGGAGGTCCTGGACGCCCTGCGCGCCGCCGGACACACGGCGCTGGGGCTGCACGTCCACATCGGCAGCGCGATCCGCGACGCGCACGACTTCACGGCCGCCTTCGGTCGCCTGACCGAGTTGCGCGCCCTCACCGGCCCCCTGGCCGTCCTCGACGCGGGCGGGGGCTGGGGCCTGGACGCCGACCTGCCGGGCATCGCCCGCGAGGCCCGCGCCGCCGCCGACGCCTTCGGGGCCGAGCTGTGGGTCGAGCCGGGGCGGTATCTGGTGGCCCGCTCGGGCACGCTGCTCACGCGGGTGGTGGGCACCAAGCGCACGGGACGCAACTTCGCGCTCGTGGACGCCGGCATGACCGAACTGCTTCGGCCCATGCTGTACGGCGCCGCCCACCCGGTCACGCCGCTGTGGGCCGGGGAACCGGCCGGGGTCTGGGACCTCGCCGGACCGGCCTGCGAGAGCGGCGACCTGCTGGCCCGCGACGTGGCGCTGCCCGCCCCGGTTCCCGGCGCCCTGCTCGCGGTGGGCGAGGCCGGGGCCTACGGCGCGAGCATGAGCAGCAGCTACCTCACCCGCGCCCGCCCCGCCGAGGCGCTGTACGAAGGCGGGGGGTGGCGGTGCATCCGGCGGCGCGAGACCCCCGAGGACGTGTGGCGCGCGGAGGTGGAGACGGGAGAGGACACCGGAGGGTAG
- a CDS encoding nuclease-related domain-containing protein, with product MIDKELEPQDHADPLRRAGFEAERQMAHYLRRAFAEDPNRFVFHNLRLERRGEAAQLDHLILHRSGLLVVESKSVAGQVSVNGHGEWTRWWKGQGRGMPSPVLQARRQLDLLLALLGDHTAELMDRSLLGLRQRTFAGVRGDVLVAVSDNGRIDRGTDVPELVKADQVPDRVKAVLQVGHARTFGSFGFTDAELTRLRAFLRSRHVPGPLQTGTSPAPRPRPRPDSRSTAPVRTSQERQAQARPRPDMACRACGGTDLSVQSGKYGYYFKCAGCAGNTPAKPVCAQCGQPGKVSRRGPEFTATCTGGHTWPYWTNPA from the coding sequence GTGATCGACAAGGAGCTTGAACCGCAGGACCACGCCGACCCGCTGCGCCGCGCCGGGTTCGAGGCCGAACGCCAGATGGCCCACTACCTGCGGCGGGCCTTCGCGGAAGACCCGAACAGGTTCGTGTTCCATAACCTGCGCCTGGAACGCCGGGGCGAGGCCGCGCAGCTCGACCACCTCATCCTGCACCGCTCCGGCCTGCTGGTCGTCGAGAGCAAGAGCGTGGCCGGGCAGGTCAGCGTGAACGGACACGGCGAGTGGACCCGCTGGTGGAAGGGCCAGGGGCGCGGCATGCCCTCGCCGGTGCTCCAGGCGCGGCGGCAGCTCGACCTGCTGCTCGCGCTGCTCGGGGACCATACGGCCGAGCTGATGGACCGCTCGCTGCTGGGCCTGCGGCAGCGGACCTTCGCGGGGGTGCGGGGCGACGTGCTGGTGGCCGTCTCCGACAACGGACGCATCGACCGGGGGACGGACGTGCCGGAACTCGTCAAGGCCGATCAGGTGCCCGACCGCGTGAAGGCGGTCCTTCAGGTCGGCCACGCCCGGACCTTCGGGTCCTTCGGCTTCACCGACGCCGAACTGACCCGGCTGCGGGCCTTCCTGCGCAGCAGACATGTCCCCGGCCCGCTCCAGACAGGCACCTCACCGGCCCCCCGGCCTCGGCCCCGCCCCGACTCCCGCAGCACTGCCCCGGTCCGCACGTCGCAGGAACGGCAGGCACAGGCGCGGCCCCGACCGGACATGGCGTGCCGCGCCTGCGGAGGCACCGACCTGAGCGTGCAGTCCGGCAAGTACGGCTACTACTTCAAGTGCGCCGGGTGCGCGGGCAATACGCCCGCCAAGCCCGTGTGCGCGCAGTGCGGGCAGCCCGGCAAGGTCAGCCGGCGCGGCCCGGAGTTCACGGCGACCTGCACGGGCGGCCACACCTGGCCCTACTGGACGAATCCGGCCTGA
- a CDS encoding phospholipase — MSMRRALPAVAVLSAVLMSCGQSTPPAGAALSAPMSSYAARPELQDAGSQAVLSRYGDDPELLRSLQEAYGERPFDLGLPAVPGLSAQDLASDRLAYVKRTGWGSVNNYDAQYAAYRGTSQPYAGLNWTRDGCSAPDGLGLGYREDFLPACNVHDFAYRNLKVYERTDANRKTSDEAFHTNMKAICAAKSWIKRPPCVTAAYAYYQAVRVGGGSSFE; from the coding sequence ATGTCCATGCGCCGCGCCCTGCCCGCCGTTGCCGTCCTCAGCGCCGTCCTGATGTCCTGCGGCCAGTCCACGCCCCCAGCCGGGGCCGCCCTGAGCGCCCCCATGAGCAGCTACGCCGCGCGCCCCGAACTTCAGGACGCGGGCAGTCAGGCGGTCCTGAGCCGCTACGGCGACGATCCCGAGCTGCTGCGCTCCTTGCAGGAGGCCTACGGCGAGCGGCCTTTCGACCTGGGCCTGCCTGCCGTGCCGGGCCTGAGCGCGCAGGACCTCGCCTCCGACCGGCTGGCCTATGTCAAGCGCACCGGCTGGGGCAGCGTGAACAACTACGACGCCCAGTACGCGGCCTACCGGGGCACCTCGCAGCCCTACGCGGGCCTGAACTGGACCCGCGACGGGTGCAGCGCGCCCGACGGCCTGGGCCTGGGCTACCGCGAGGACTTCCTGCCTGCCTGCAACGTCCACGACTTCGCGTACCGCAACCTCAAGGTCTACGAGCGTACCGACGCCAACCGCAAGACCAGCGACGAGGCCTTCCATACGAACATGAAGGCCATCTGCGCTGCCAAGAGCTGGATCAAGCGGCCCCCCTGCGTGACTGCCGCCTACGCCTACTACCAGGCCGTGCGGGTGGGCGGGGGCAGCAGCTTCGAGTGA
- the mnmA gene encoding tRNA 2-thiouridine(34) synthase MnmA, with amino-acid sequence MTTVPAAPILPPSPSPVAGERVLCAMSGGVDSSVTAALLKDQGYQVVGAMMRFWPDDKRVDTFDSCCSPDAAYEARRVAEQVGVPFYLLDYREQFQRHIVGPFLDEYARGRTPNPCVNCNTKVKFDELVKKARMLGCRYVATGHYVKRVENARGEVEFWRGDDPRKDQTYFLWGTPRDALPYILFPVGELEKPQVREIAAEKGLLTARKPESQNICFVPGKVQDYVAEQLPQATGQIREIATGEVVGEHLGTQFYTLGQKKGLGLFQSHRVRHVVHLDPATNTVWVGDYADCLWTGLRAEGANYLLDLAELPRELDVQVRYRTAPVRARVTQADEHGFSLEFDEPQFAVAPGQSAVLYAGPRLLGGGLIADHVRDLPAHA; translated from the coding sequence ATGACGACGGTTCCGGCGGCCCCGATCCTTCCCCCCTCGCCCTCGCCTGTGGCGGGAGAGCGGGTGCTGTGCGCGATGTCGGGCGGCGTGGATTCCAGCGTGACGGCCGCGCTCCTCAAGGACCAGGGCTATCAGGTCGTGGGGGCCATGATGCGCTTCTGGCCCGACGACAAGCGCGTGGACACCTTCGACTCCTGCTGCTCGCCCGACGCCGCCTACGAGGCCCGGCGCGTGGCCGAGCAGGTCGGTGTGCCGTTCTATCTGCTGGACTACCGCGAGCAGTTCCAGCGCCATATCGTCGGTCCCTTTCTGGACGAGTACGCGCGCGGGCGCACCCCCAACCCCTGCGTGAACTGCAACACCAAGGTCAAGTTCGACGAGCTGGTGAAAAAGGCCCGCATGCTCGGCTGCCGCTACGTGGCGACCGGCCACTACGTCAAGCGGGTCGAGAACGCGCGCGGCGAGGTCGAGTTCTGGCGGGGCGACGATCCCCGCAAGGACCAGACCTACTTCCTGTGGGGGACGCCCCGGGACGCCCTGCCATACATCCTGTTCCCGGTGGGCGAGCTCGAAAAGCCCCAGGTGCGCGAGATCGCCGCCGAAAAGGGCCTGCTGACCGCCCGCAAGCCCGAGAGCCAGAACATCTGCTTCGTGCCGGGCAAGGTGCAGGACTATGTGGCCGAGCAGCTTCCCCAGGCGACCGGCCAGATCCGCGAGATCGCCACGGGCGAGGTCGTGGGCGAGCACCTGGGCACGCAGTTCTACACCCTGGGTCAGAAGAAGGGCCTGGGGCTGTTCCAGTCGCACCGGGTGCGCCATGTGGTTCACCTGGACCCGGCCACCAACACGGTCTGGGTGGGCGACTACGCCGACTGCCTGTGGACCGGGCTGCGCGCCGAGGGGGCCAACTACCTGCTGGACCTCGCGGAGCTGCCGCGCGAACTGGACGTGCAGGTGCGCTACCGCACGGCCCCGGTCCGGGCGCGGGTCACGCAAGCCGACGAACACGGCTTCTCGCTGGAATTCGACGAGCCGCAGTTCGCGGTGGCCCCCGGCCAGAGCGCGGTGCTGTATGCCGGTCCCCGGCTGCTGGGCGGCGGACTGATCGCCGACCACGTGCGCGACCTGCCGGCCCACGCCTGA
- a CDS encoding SDR family NAD(P)-dependent oxidoreductase — protein MTITFITGANKSLGFETARRLRDLGHTVLIGARDPERGRAAAERLGAGARFVLIDVADDASVARAAADVQAYEGHIDVLVNNAGIIGAHGSADQLTGPDALDILNTNVAGIVRVTHAFLPLLRRSARPAVVNVSSGMGSFALTHDPGRVESSVVAPLYTASKSAVTMLTTQYARALPDIRFNAADPGYTATDFNGHSGHQTVQEGTDAIVALATEGPEAGTGRFIDRFGPVRW, from the coding sequence ATGACCATCACCTTCATTACCGGCGCCAACAAGAGTCTGGGCTTCGAGACCGCCCGCCGCCTGCGCGACCTGGGCCACACGGTCCTGATCGGTGCCCGCGACCCGGAGCGTGGCCGGGCCGCCGCCGAGCGCCTTGGGGCCGGGGCGCGCTTCGTGCTCATCGACGTGGCCGACGACGCCTCGGTCGCCCGCGCCGCCGCCGACGTCCAGGCGTACGAGGGGCACATCGACGTGCTCGTCAACAACGCCGGGATCATCGGGGCGCATGGCAGCGCCGACCAGCTCACCGGCCCCGACGCCCTGGACATCCTCAACACCAACGTGGCCGGCATCGTGCGCGTGACCCACGCCTTCTTGCCCCTGCTGCGGCGCTCGGCGCGCCCGGCGGTGGTCAACGTCAGCAGCGGTATGGGGTCCTTCGCCCTCACACACGACCCCGGGCGGGTCGAGTCCAGCGTCGTCGCGCCGCTCTACACGGCGTCGAAGTCGGCCGTCACCATGCTCACCACGCAGTACGCCCGGGCGCTGCCGGACATCCGCTTCAACGCGGCCGACCCCGGCTACACCGCGACCGACTTCAACGGCCACAGCGGCCACCAGACCGTGCAGGAGGGCACCGACGCCATCGTCGCCCTGGCGACAGAGGGCCCGGAGGCCGGCACCGGGCGGTTCATCGACCGCTTCGGCCCTGTCCGCTGGTAG
- a CDS encoding helix-turn-helix transcriptional regulator, which produces MTTADTSLGATLRMWRDRLSPPQPARGAGGPRRAAGLRREELAELAGVSVDYLVRLEQGRATTPSAPVVAALAQALQLSRPERDHLYRLAGLQPPGDRAVSGRISPGVQRVLQRLGEVAVAVFTADWHLMWWNRSWAALLGDPSGAAPEDRNFVYARFPVPGRRSGLAAWPVQSDRPEATDRAVVADLRRVVTQYPDDPRLAGLLRELLDGNPEFARLWRTGVVGEHVEDRKTVHHPLVGEIVVDCDVLSAGEDGLRIVVLTAAAGSPDALKLEQLRRAASSA; this is translated from the coding sequence ATGACCACCGCCGATACCAGCCTGGGGGCGACCCTGCGGATGTGGCGCGACCGCCTCTCGCCGCCCCAGCCCGCCCGGGGGGCCGGGGGACCGCGCCGGGCGGCGGGCCTGAGGCGCGAGGAACTGGCCGAGCTGGCCGGCGTGTCGGTCGATTACCTCGTGCGGCTCGAACAGGGCCGGGCGACCACGCCGTCGGCCCCGGTCGTCGCCGCGCTGGCCCAGGCCCTCCAGCTCAGCCGCCCCGAGCGCGACCACCTCTACCGCCTGGCGGGACTTCAGCCGCCCGGCGACCGGGCCGTCAGCGGCCGCATCTCGCCGGGGGTGCAGCGGGTCTTGCAGCGTCTGGGCGAGGTGGCCGTGGCCGTCTTTACGGCCGACTGGCACCTCATGTGGTGGAACCGCAGCTGGGCCGCGCTGCTGGGCGACCCGTCCGGCGCCGCGCCCGAGGACCGCAATTTCGTCTATGCCCGCTTTCCGGTGCCGGGTCGGCGCAGCGGCCTCGCGGCCTGGCCGGTGCAGTCCGACCGGCCGGAGGCGACCGACCGCGCGGTGGTCGCCGACCTGCGCCGTGTGGTCACGCAGTACCCGGACGATCCCCGTCTGGCCGGGCTGCTGCGTGAGCTGCTGGACGGCAACCCCGAGTTCGCCCGGCTGTGGCGTACGGGCGTGGTCGGTGAACACGTCGAGGACCGCAAGACGGTGCACCATCCCCTCGTCGGCGAGATCGTGGTGGACTGCGACGTGCTCTCGGCCGGCGAGGACGGCCTGCGCATCGTCGTGCTGACCGCCGCCGCCGGCAGCCCCGACGCCCTCAAGCTGGAGCAGCTGCGCCGCGCCGCGTCGTCCGCCTGA
- a CDS encoding HD domain-containing phosphohydrolase has translation MTDSGFSFLDPMRDLRGGAYLRLLDAMPVMLWTADAGGHWNHVNRHWAAYTGLVGETRGFGFEEALHPEDYPPTLLRWREAVRSGRDYEIEYRLRGREGGYRWFLIRGVQVRGELEEEMAWVGTCTDIEVQKRAEQDLLATREAALRALALTLEVRDRDTSSHTERVTLLATQLGTALGLSPEVLGHLRLGASLHDLGKVAVPGRILHKSGPLTREERQEMQRHSAEGERLATALEFVPAAALQLVRHHHEHWNGGGYPDGLGGEAIPYLARLFAVVDVYDALLSERPYKVAWTREQALTELALQAGRQLDPHMVEVFTRLVQEEVWPA, from the coding sequence ATGACCGACAGCGGCTTTTCCTTTCTGGACCCGATGAGGGACCTGCGCGGCGGCGCCTACCTGCGGCTGCTCGACGCGATGCCGGTCATGCTCTGGACAGCCGACGCCGGTGGGCACTGGAACCACGTCAACCGGCACTGGGCCGCCTATACGGGCCTAGTCGGCGAGACGCGGGGCTTCGGGTTCGAGGAGGCCCTGCACCCCGAGGACTATCCCCCCACCCTGCTGCGCTGGCGCGAGGCGGTGCGCAGCGGGCGGGACTACGAGATCGAGTACCGGCTGCGCGGCCGGGAGGGCGGCTACCGCTGGTTCCTGATCCGGGGGGTGCAGGTGCGCGGCGAACTGGAAGAAGAGATGGCCTGGGTCGGGACCTGCACCGACATCGAGGTCCAGAAACGCGCCGAACAGGACCTGCTCGCCACCCGCGAGGCGGCGCTGCGGGCCCTGGCACTGACCCTGGAGGTCCGCGACCGCGATACGAGCAGCCATACCGAGCGGGTGACGCTGCTCGCCACGCAGCTCGGCACGGCGCTGGGCCTGTCGCCCGAGGTGCTGGGCCACCTGCGGCTGGGGGCTTCGCTCCACGACCTGGGCAAGGTGGCGGTGCCGGGGCGCATCCTGCACAAGTCCGGCCCGCTGACCCGCGAGGAGCGCCAGGAGATGCAGCGCCACTCGGCCGAGGGCGAGCGGCTGGCGACGGCGCTGGAATTCGTGCCGGCCGCCGCCCTGCAACTCGTGCGCCACCACCACGAGCACTGGAACGGGGGGGGCTACCCCGACGGGCTCGGCGGCGAGGCGATTCCGTACCTGGCCCGGCTGTTCGCGGTGGTGGACGTGTACGACGCCCTGCTCAGCGAGCGGCCCTACAAGGTGGCCTGGACACGGGAGCAGGCGCTGACCGAGCTGGCCCTCCAGGCCGGCCGGCAGCTCGACCCCCACATGGTCGAGGTCTTTACCCGGCTGGTGCAGGAAGAGGTGTGGCCGGCCTGA
- the recG gene encoding ATP-dependent DNA helicase RecG, which produces MATVQEMRERLRRPLAAELAGGCHDRVVAGGVERLLASPLASPFPQVREKLGGYAALGGPERAEALGAALALLDAAEKKAGDRGPRPRAQATRTAPPQAAPGERLPLDAETARLDTGPGGARKLATLGLHTLRDVLHAYPHRHEDRRALPDLSEVEEGQKVTVSGQVVSKHRRSPKPGMQILEIVLETPSGGRVRASWFNQPWVERQLKEGARLVLTGRVKKFGRSVQLGVEHLETVDGAQDSLSTGRIVGVYDSKEGISQEFLRRAAHKALQAAPPGDYLPIHWRQKYGVTDLGDALWGIHLPGDEAHLSRATARLRFDEYLFLELRMLLQGEDAVLQGKRFEARGEDIHTFEGALPFRFTNAQRRVLLEITDDMRSDRQMARLVQGDVGSGKTAVAACALYLAVRDGYQGALMAPTEILARQHYANLVGYLGQLDVRVGLLIGAMTPKAKLEMQTRIAQGDVDVVVGTQALIQENVQFDHLGLAVVDEEHRFGVQQRRRLLKSRPDVLVMSATPIPRSLALTAYGDLELSIIDELPPGRTPVETKLIQDTHRAQAYGFVMRQIREGRQAFVVTALIEENENLELLAATQLADDLKVLLPEARVDLLHGKMSAAEKDHVMERFRAREFDVLVSTTVIEVGVDVPNASVMVIENAERFGLAQLHQLRGRVGRGSAKSYCVLVAGEHSKKTRQRLKIIEGSTDGFVIAEADLKLRGPGELRGTRQSGIPDLRLADLANDAEIIEQARELAKHILAHDPRLEHPRLGYLRAELQSRSQSVAFREVI; this is translated from the coding sequence ATGGCGACGGTTCAGGAAATGCGAGAGCGGCTGCGGCGGCCCCTGGCGGCGGAACTCGCCGGAGGCTGCCACGACCGCGTGGTGGCGGGCGGGGTCGAGCGGCTGCTGGCCTCGCCGCTGGCCAGCCCCTTTCCGCAGGTGCGCGAGAAGCTGGGCGGCTACGCGGCGCTGGGCGGCCCCGAGCGCGCCGAAGCCCTGGGGGCCGCGCTGGCCCTGCTGGACGCCGCCGAGAAGAAGGCCGGCGACAGGGGGCCGCGCCCCCGCGCCCAGGCCACCCGCACCGCCCCCCCGCAGGCCGCCCCCGGCGAGCGCCTGCCCCTGGACGCCGAGACCGCGCGGCTCGACACCGGCCCCGGCGGCGCGCGCAAACTCGCGACCCTGGGCCTGCACACGCTGCGCGACGTGCTGCACGCCTACCCGCACCGCCACGAGGACCGCCGCGCGCTGCCCGACCTCTCGGAGGTCGAGGAGGGGCAGAAGGTCACGGTGTCGGGGCAGGTCGTCAGCAAGCACCGCCGCAGCCCCAAGCCGGGCATGCAGATTCTGGAGATCGTGCTGGAGACGCCCTCGGGCGGGCGGGTGCGCGCGAGCTGGTTCAACCAGCCCTGGGTCGAGCGCCAGCTCAAGGAGGGCGCGCGGCTGGTCCTGACGGGCCGGGTCAAGAAGTTCGGGCGCAGCGTACAGCTGGGCGTCGAGCACCTGGAGACGGTGGACGGCGCGCAGGACTCGCTGAGCACCGGGCGCATCGTGGGCGTGTACGACAGCAAGGAGGGCATCTCGCAGGAGTTCCTGCGCCGCGCCGCCCACAAGGCGCTCCAGGCCGCGCCGCCCGGCGACTACCTGCCGATCCACTGGCGCCAGAAGTACGGCGTGACCGACCTGGGAGACGCGCTGTGGGGCATCCACCTGCCCGGCGACGAGGCGCACCTGTCGCGCGCCACCGCCCGGCTGCGCTTCGACGAGTACCTGTTCCTCGAACTGCGGATGCTGCTCCAGGGCGAGGACGCCGTGTTGCAGGGCAAGCGGTTCGAGGCACGTGGCGAGGACATCCACACCTTCGAGGGCGCGCTGCCCTTCCGCTTCACGAACGCGCAGCGCCGCGTGCTGCTGGAGATCACCGACGACATGCGCAGCGACCGCCAGATGGCCCGGCTGGTGCAGGGCGACGTGGGCAGCGGCAAGACGGCGGTGGCCGCCTGCGCGCTGTACCTCGCCGTGCGCGACGGCTACCAGGGCGCGCTGATGGCCCCGACCGAGATCCTGGCGCGGCAGCACTACGCCAACCTCGTGGGGTATCTCGGGCAGCTCGACGTGCGGGTGGGGCTGCTCATCGGCGCAATGACCCCGAAGGCCAAGCTGGAGATGCAGACACGCATCGCCCAGGGCGACGTGGACGTGGTCGTGGGCACGCAGGCCCTCATCCAGGAGAACGTGCAGTTCGACCACCTGGGGCTCGCGGTGGTGGACGAAGAACACCGTTTCGGCGTGCAGCAGCGGCGCAGGCTGCTGAAAAGCCGGCCCGACGTGCTCGTCATGTCGGCCACGCCCATTCCGCGCAGCCTCGCGCTCACGGCCTACGGCGATCTGGAACTCAGCATTATCGACGAACTGCCGCCGGGGCGCACGCCGGTCGAGACCAAACTCATTCAGGATACGCACCGCGCGCAGGCCTACGGCTTCGTCATGCGCCAGATCCGCGAGGGGCGGCAGGCCTTCGTGGTCACGGCGCTCATCGAGGAGAACGAGAACCTGGAGCTGCTGGCGGCCACGCAGCTCGCCGACGACCTCAAGGTGCTGCTGCCCGAGGCGCGCGTGGACCTGCTGCACGGCAAGATGTCGGCGGCCGAGAAGGACCATGTGATGGAACGCTTCCGGGCGCGCGAGTTCGACGTGCTCGTGTCCACGACCGTCATCGAGGTGGGGGTGGACGTGCCCAACGCCTCGGTGATGGTCATCGAGAACGCCGAGCGCTTCGGCCTCGCGCAGCTCCACCAGCTCCGGGGCCGGGTCGGGCGTGGCAGCGCCAAGAGCTACTGCGTGCTCGTGGCCGGCGAGCACAGCAAAAAGACCCGTCAGCGCCTGAAGATCATCGAGGGGTCCACCGACGGCTTCGTGATCGCGGAGGCCGACCTCAAGCTGCGCGGCCCCGGCGAGCTGCGCGGCACCCGCCAGAGCGGCATTCCGGACCTGCGGCTGGCCGACCTCGCCAACGACGCCGAGATCATCGAGCAGGCGCGCGAACTCGCCAAGCACATCCTGGCCCACGACCCCCGGCTGGAGCATCCGCGCCTGGGCTACCTGCGCGCCGAGTTGCAGAGCCGCTCGCAGAGCGTGGCCTTCCGCGAGGTGATCTGA
- a CDS encoding TetR/AcrR family transcriptional regulator — MIQRSLTEKGDTAAQILDVAQELVQLRGFNAVSYSDISRRLGIRNASVHYHFPAKTDLGVALVRRYRERLETHLAAISARGLPLPERLEAYLLAYREVVHPDGRICLCTVLANDYNTLPPAMQGEVAQFFETNRRWLAAALAEGQESGEMKTLQSPEQSAAALLAGLEGAMLLARASGDTAQFEPLARVLLQQLRAA, encoded by the coding sequence ATGATTCAGCGGTCTCTCACCGAAAAAGGCGATACGGCCGCACAGATTCTGGATGTGGCGCAGGAGCTCGTGCAGCTCCGGGGCTTCAATGCCGTGAGTTACAGCGACATCAGCCGCCGCCTGGGCATCCGGAACGCCAGCGTCCACTACCACTTTCCGGCCAAGACCGACCTGGGGGTGGCGCTGGTTCGCCGCTACCGCGAGCGCCTGGAAACGCATCTCGCGGCCATCTCGGCGCGGGGGCTGCCCCTGCCCGAGCGGCTCGAAGCCTACCTGCTGGCCTACCGCGAGGTGGTGCATCCCGACGGTCGCATCTGCCTGTGCACCGTGCTGGCCAACGACTACAACACCCTTCCCCCCGCGATGCAGGGCGAGGTCGCGCAGTTTTTCGAGACCAACCGCCGCTGGCTGGCCGCCGCCCTGGCCGAAGGTCAGGAAAGTGGCGAGATGAAGACGCTCCAGTCGCCCGAGCAGTCGGCCGCCGCCCTGCTCGCCGGCCTGGAGGGCGCGATGCTGCTCGCGCGCGCCTCAGGCGACACCGCCCAGTTCGAGCCGCTGGCCCGCGTGCTGCTGCAACAGCTGCGCGCCGCCTGA